Proteins from a genomic interval of Panthera uncia isolate 11264 chromosome C1 unlocalized genomic scaffold, Puncia_PCG_1.0 HiC_scaffold_4, whole genome shotgun sequence:
- the CSDE1 gene encoding cold shock domain-containing protein E1 isoform X2, whose protein sequence is MENVFTVSSDPHPPPAAPPSLSLPLSSSSTSSGTKKQKRTPTYQRSMSFDPNLLHNNGHNGYPNGTSAALRETGVIEKLLTSYGFIQCSERQARLFFHCSQYNGNLQDLKVGDDVEFEVSSDRRTGKPIAVKLVKIKPEILPEERMNGQEVFYLTYTPEDVEGNVQLETGDKINFVIDNNKHTGAVSARNIMLLKKKQARCQGVVCAMKEAFGFIERGDIVKEIFFHYSEFKGDLETLQPGDDVEFTIKDRNGKEVATDVRLLPQGTVIFEDISIEHFEGTVTKVIPKVPSKNQNDPLPGRIKVDFVIPKELPFGDKDTKSKVTLLEGDHVRFNISTDRRDKLERATNIEVLSNTFQFTNEAREMGVIAAMRDGFGFIKCVDRDARMFFHFSEILDGNQLHIADEVEFTVVPDMLSAQRNHAIRIKKLPKGTVSFHSHSDHRFLGTVEKEATFSNPKTTSPNKGKEKEAEDGVIAYDDCGVKLTIAFQAKDVEGSTSPQIGDKVEFSISDKQRPGQQIATCVRLLGRNSNSKRLLGYVATLKDNFGFIETANHDKEIFFHYSEFSGDVDSLELGDMVEYSLSKGKGNKVSAEKVNKTHSVNGITEEADPTIYSGKVIRPLRSVDPTQTEYQGMIEIVEEGDMKGEVYPFGIVGMANKGDCLQKGESVKFQLCVLGQNAQTMAYNITPLRRATVECVKDQFGFINYEVGDSKKLFFHVKEVQDGIELQAGDEVEFSVILNQRTGKCSACNVWRVCEGPKAVAAPRPDRLVNRLKNITLDDASAPRLMVLRQPRGPDNSMGFGAERKIRQAGVID, encoded by the exons ATGGAGAACGTTTTTACTGTATCATCAGATCCTCATCCCCCTCCTGCAGCCCCTCCTTCACTTTCTTTACCTTTATCTTCATCTTCTACCTCATCTGggactaaaaaacaaaagaggaccCCCACGTATCAGAGATCT ATGAGCTTTGATCCAAACCTTCTCCATAACAATGGACACAATGGGTACCCCAATGGTACTTCAGCAGCACTGCGTGAAACTGGGGTTATTGAAAAACTGCTAACCTCTTATGGATTTATTCAGTGTTCAGAACGTCAAGCTAGACTTTTCTTCCACTGTTCACAGTATAATGGCAACCTGCAGGACTTAAAAGTAGGAG ATGATGTTGAATTCGAAGTATCATCTGACCGGCGGACTGGGAAACCCATTGCTGTTAAACTGGTGAAGATAAAACCAGAAATCCTCCCTGAAGAACGAATGAATGGACAA GAAGTGTTTTATCTGACTTACACCCCTGAAGATGTCGAAGGGAACGTTCAGCTGGAAACCggagataaaataaactttgtaatTGATAACAATAAACa TACTGGTGCTGTAAGTGCTCGTAACATTATGCTGTTGAAAAAGAAGCAAGCCCGCTGTCAGGGAGTAGTTTGTGCCATGAAG GAGGCGTTTGGCTTTATTGAAAGAGGTGATATCGTAAAAGAGATATTCTTTCACTATAGTGAATTTAAGGGTGACTTAGAAACCTTACAGCCTGGAGATGACGTGGAATTCACAATCAAGGACAGAAAT GGTAAAGAAGTTGCAACAGATGTCAGACTATTGCCTCAAGGAACAGTCATTTTTGAAGATATCAGCATTGAACATTTTGAAGGAACTGTAACCAAAGTAATCCCAAAAGTACCCAGTAAAAACCAG AATGACCCATTGCCAGGACGCATCAAAGTTGATTTTGTGATTCCTAAAGAGCTTCCTTTTGGAGACAAAGATACAAAATCCAAGGTGACCCTGCTGGAAGGCGACCATGTTAGGTTTAATATTTCAACAGACCGACGTGACAAATTAGAACGAGCAACCAACATAGAAGTTCTATCAAATACGTTTCAGTTCACTAATGAAGCCAGAGAGATG GGTGTAATTGCTGCCATGAGAGATGGATTTGGTTTCATCAAGTGTGTGGATCGTGATGCTCGTATGTTCTTCCACTTCAGTGAAATTCTGGATGGGAATCAGCTCCATATTGCGGATGAAGTAGAGTTTACTGTGGTTCCT GATATGCTCTCTGCCCAAAGAAATCATGCTATTAGGATTAAAAAGCTTCCCAAGGGCACGGTTTCGTTCCATTCCCATTCAGATCATCGTTTTCTGGGCACTGTAGAAAAAGAAGCCACTTTCTCTAATCCTAAAACCACTAGCccaaataaaggcaaagaaaag GAGGCTGAGGATGGTGTTATTGCCTATGATGATTGTGGGGTGAAATTGACTATTGCTTTTCAAGCCAAGGATGTGGAAGGATCTACTTCTCCTCAAATAGGAGATAAG GTTGAATTTAGTATTAGTGACAAACAGAGGCCTGGACAGCAGATTGCAACTTGTGTTCGACTTTTAGGTCGTAATTCCAACTCCAAGAGGCTCTTGGGTTATGTGGCAACTCTGAAGGATAATTTTGGATTTATTGAAACAGCTAATCATGATAAGGAAATCTTTTTCCATTACAG tGAGTTCTCTGGTGATGTCGATAGCTTGGAACTGGGGGACATGGTCGAGTATAGCTTGTCcaaaggcaaaggcaacaaaGTCAGTGCagaaaaagtgaacaaaacacacTCAG TGAATGGCATTACTGAGGAAGCTGATCCCACCATCTACTCTGGTAAAGTCATTCGCCCCTTGAGGAGTGTTGATCCAACACAGACTGAGTACCAAGGAATGATTGAGATTGTGGAGGAAG GGGATATGAAAGGTGAAGTCTATCCATTTGGCATAGTTGGGATGGCCAACAAAGGAGATTGCCTGCAGAAAGGGGAAAGTGTCAAGTTCCAGTTGTGTGTTCTGGGCCAAAATGCACAGACTATGGCCTATAACATCACACCCCTGCGTAGGGCCACAGTGGAGTGTGTGAAAGATCAG ttTGGCTTCATTAACTATGAAGTAGGAGATAGCAAGAAGCTCTTCTTCCATGTGAAAGAAGTTCAAGATGGCATTGAGCTACAGGCTGGAGATGAGGTGGAATTCTCAGTGATTCTTAATCAGCGCACTGGCAAGTGCAGTGCTTGTAATGTTTGGCGAGTCTG TGAGGGCCCCAAGGCTGTTGCAGCTCCACGACCTGATAGGTTGGTCAATCGCTTGAAGAACATCACCCTGGATGATGCCAGTGCTCCTCGCCTAATGGTTCTTCGTCAGCCAAGGGGACCAGATAACTCAATG GGATTTGGTGCAGAAAGAAAGATTCGTCAAGCTGGTGTCATTGACTAA
- the NRAS gene encoding GTPase NRas, translated as MTEYKLVVVGAGGVGKSALTIQLIQNHFVDEYDPTIEDSYRKQVVIDGETCLLDILDTAGQEEYSAMRDQYMRTGEGFLCVFAINNSKSFADINLYREQIKRVKDSDDVPMVLVGNKCDLPTRTVDTKQAHELAKSYGIPFIETSAKTRQGVEDAFYTLVREIRQYRMKKLNSSDDGTQGCMGLPCVVM; from the exons ATGACTGAGTACAAACTGGTGGTGGTTGGAGCAGGTGGTGTTGGGAAAAGCGCACTGACAATCCAGCTAATCCAGAACCACTTTGTAGATGAATATGATCCCACCATAGAG GATTCTTACCGAAAACAGGTGGTTATAGACGGTGAAACCTGTCTGTTGGACATACTGGATACAGCTGGTCAAGAAGAGTACAGTGCCATGAGAGACCAATACATGAGGACAGGCGAAGGCTTCCTCTGTGTATTTGCCATCAACAATAGCAAATCATTTGCAGATATTAACCTTTACAG ggaACAGATTAAGCGAGTAAAAGACTCCGATGACGTACCTATGGTGCTAGTAGGAAACAAGTGTGATTTGCCAACAAGGACCGTCGACACAAAACAAGCCCATGAACTGGCCAAGAGTTATGGGATTCCATTCATTGAAACCTCAGCCAAGACCAGACAG GGTGTTGAAGATGCCTTTTACACACTGGTAAGAGAAATACGTCAGTACCGAATGAAGAAACTCAACAGCAGTGATGATGGGACTCAAGGTTGTATGGGGTTACCGTGTGTGGTGATGTAA
- the CSDE1 gene encoding cold shock domain-containing protein E1 isoform X3 — MSFDPNLLHNNGHNGYPNGTSAALRETGVIEKLLTSYGFIQCSERQARLFFHCSQYNGNLQDLKVGDDVEFEVSSDRRTGKPIAVKLVKIKPEILPEERMNGQVVCAVPHNLESKSPAAPGQSPTGSVCYERNGEVFYLTYTPEDVEGNVQLETGDKINFVIDNNKHTGAVSARNIMLLKKKQARCQGVVCAMKEAFGFIERGDIVKEIFFHYSEFKGDLETLQPGDDVEFTIKDRNGKEVATDVRLLPQGTVIFEDISIEHFEGTVTKVIPKVPSKNQNDPLPGRIKVDFVIPKELPFGDKDTKSKVTLLEGDHVRFNISTDRRDKLERATNIEVLSNTFQFTNEAREMGVIAAMRDGFGFIKCVDRDARMFFHFSEILDGNQLHIADEVEFTVVPDMLSAQRNHAIRIKKLPKGTVSFHSHSDHRFLGTVEKEATFSNPKTTSPNKGKEKEAEDGVIAYDDCGVKLTIAFQAKDVEGSTSPQIGDKVEFSISDKQRPGQQIATCVRLLGRNSNSKRLLGYVATLKDNFGFIETANHDKEIFFHYSEFSGDVDSLELGDMVEYSLSKGKGNKVSAEKVNKTHSVNGITEEADPTIYSGKVIRPLRSVDPTQTEYQGMIEIVEEGDMKGEVYPFGIVGMANKGDCLQKGESVKFQLCVLGQNAQTMAYNITPLRRATVECVKDQFGFINYEVGDSKKLFFHVKEVQDGIELQAGDEVEFSVILNQRTGKCSACNVWRVCEGPKAVAAPRPDRLVNRLKNITLDDASAPRLMVLRQPRGPDNSMGFGAERKIRQAGVID, encoded by the exons ATGAGCTTTGATCCAAACCTTCTCCATAACAATGGACACAATGGGTACCCCAATGGTACTTCAGCAGCACTGCGTGAAACTGGGGTTATTGAAAAACTGCTAACCTCTTATGGATTTATTCAGTGTTCAGAACGTCAAGCTAGACTTTTCTTCCACTGTTCACAGTATAATGGCAACCTGCAGGACTTAAAAGTAGGAG ATGATGTTGAATTCGAAGTATCATCTGACCGGCGGACTGGGAAACCCATTGCTGTTAAACTGGTGAAGATAAAACCAGAAATCCTCCCTGAAGAACGAATGAATGGACAA GTTGTGTGCGCTGTTCCTCACAACTTAGAGAGTAAATCTCCAGCTGCCCCGGGTCAGAGTCCAACAGGGAGTGTATGCTACGAACGTAATGGG GAAGTGTTTTATCTGACTTACACCCCTGAAGATGTCGAAGGGAACGTTCAGCTGGAAACCggagataaaataaactttgtaatTGATAACAATAAACa TACTGGTGCTGTAAGTGCTCGTAACATTATGCTGTTGAAAAAGAAGCAAGCCCGCTGTCAGGGAGTAGTTTGTGCCATGAAG GAGGCGTTTGGCTTTATTGAAAGAGGTGATATCGTAAAAGAGATATTCTTTCACTATAGTGAATTTAAGGGTGACTTAGAAACCTTACAGCCTGGAGATGACGTGGAATTCACAATCAAGGACAGAAAT GGTAAAGAAGTTGCAACAGATGTCAGACTATTGCCTCAAGGAACAGTCATTTTTGAAGATATCAGCATTGAACATTTTGAAGGAACTGTAACCAAAGTAATCCCAAAAGTACCCAGTAAAAACCAG AATGACCCATTGCCAGGACGCATCAAAGTTGATTTTGTGATTCCTAAAGAGCTTCCTTTTGGAGACAAAGATACAAAATCCAAGGTGACCCTGCTGGAAGGCGACCATGTTAGGTTTAATATTTCAACAGACCGACGTGACAAATTAGAACGAGCAACCAACATAGAAGTTCTATCAAATACGTTTCAGTTCACTAATGAAGCCAGAGAGATG GGTGTAATTGCTGCCATGAGAGATGGATTTGGTTTCATCAAGTGTGTGGATCGTGATGCTCGTATGTTCTTCCACTTCAGTGAAATTCTGGATGGGAATCAGCTCCATATTGCGGATGAAGTAGAGTTTACTGTGGTTCCT GATATGCTCTCTGCCCAAAGAAATCATGCTATTAGGATTAAAAAGCTTCCCAAGGGCACGGTTTCGTTCCATTCCCATTCAGATCATCGTTTTCTGGGCACTGTAGAAAAAGAAGCCACTTTCTCTAATCCTAAAACCACTAGCccaaataaaggcaaagaaaag GAGGCTGAGGATGGTGTTATTGCCTATGATGATTGTGGGGTGAAATTGACTATTGCTTTTCAAGCCAAGGATGTGGAAGGATCTACTTCTCCTCAAATAGGAGATAAG GTTGAATTTAGTATTAGTGACAAACAGAGGCCTGGACAGCAGATTGCAACTTGTGTTCGACTTTTAGGTCGTAATTCCAACTCCAAGAGGCTCTTGGGTTATGTGGCAACTCTGAAGGATAATTTTGGATTTATTGAAACAGCTAATCATGATAAGGAAATCTTTTTCCATTACAG tGAGTTCTCTGGTGATGTCGATAGCTTGGAACTGGGGGACATGGTCGAGTATAGCTTGTCcaaaggcaaaggcaacaaaGTCAGTGCagaaaaagtgaacaaaacacacTCAG TGAATGGCATTACTGAGGAAGCTGATCCCACCATCTACTCTGGTAAAGTCATTCGCCCCTTGAGGAGTGTTGATCCAACACAGACTGAGTACCAAGGAATGATTGAGATTGTGGAGGAAG GGGATATGAAAGGTGAAGTCTATCCATTTGGCATAGTTGGGATGGCCAACAAAGGAGATTGCCTGCAGAAAGGGGAAAGTGTCAAGTTCCAGTTGTGTGTTCTGGGCCAAAATGCACAGACTATGGCCTATAACATCACACCCCTGCGTAGGGCCACAGTGGAGTGTGTGAAAGATCAG ttTGGCTTCATTAACTATGAAGTAGGAGATAGCAAGAAGCTCTTCTTCCATGTGAAAGAAGTTCAAGATGGCATTGAGCTACAGGCTGGAGATGAGGTGGAATTCTCAGTGATTCTTAATCAGCGCACTGGCAAGTGCAGTGCTTGTAATGTTTGGCGAGTCTG TGAGGGCCCCAAGGCTGTTGCAGCTCCACGACCTGATAGGTTGGTCAATCGCTTGAAGAACATCACCCTGGATGATGCCAGTGCTCCTCGCCTAATGGTTCTTCGTCAGCCAAGGGGACCAGATAACTCAATG GGATTTGGTGCAGAAAGAAAGATTCGTCAAGCTGGTGTCATTGACTAA
- the CSDE1 gene encoding cold shock domain-containing protein E1 isoform X1 has protein sequence MENVFTVSSDPHPPPAAPPSLSLPLSSSSTSSGTKKQKRTPTYQRSMSFDPNLLHNNGHNGYPNGTSAALRETGVIEKLLTSYGFIQCSERQARLFFHCSQYNGNLQDLKVGDDVEFEVSSDRRTGKPIAVKLVKIKPEILPEERMNGQVVCAVPHNLESKSPAAPGQSPTGSVCYERNGEVFYLTYTPEDVEGNVQLETGDKINFVIDNNKHTGAVSARNIMLLKKKQARCQGVVCAMKEAFGFIERGDIVKEIFFHYSEFKGDLETLQPGDDVEFTIKDRNGKEVATDVRLLPQGTVIFEDISIEHFEGTVTKVIPKVPSKNQNDPLPGRIKVDFVIPKELPFGDKDTKSKVTLLEGDHVRFNISTDRRDKLERATNIEVLSNTFQFTNEAREMGVIAAMRDGFGFIKCVDRDARMFFHFSEILDGNQLHIADEVEFTVVPDMLSAQRNHAIRIKKLPKGTVSFHSHSDHRFLGTVEKEATFSNPKTTSPNKGKEKEAEDGVIAYDDCGVKLTIAFQAKDVEGSTSPQIGDKVEFSISDKQRPGQQIATCVRLLGRNSNSKRLLGYVATLKDNFGFIETANHDKEIFFHYSEFSGDVDSLELGDMVEYSLSKGKGNKVSAEKVNKTHSVNGITEEADPTIYSGKVIRPLRSVDPTQTEYQGMIEIVEEGDMKGEVYPFGIVGMANKGDCLQKGESVKFQLCVLGQNAQTMAYNITPLRRATVECVKDQFGFINYEVGDSKKLFFHVKEVQDGIELQAGDEVEFSVILNQRTGKCSACNVWRVCEGPKAVAAPRPDRLVNRLKNITLDDASAPRLMVLRQPRGPDNSMGFGAERKIRQAGVID, from the exons ATGGAGAACGTTTTTACTGTATCATCAGATCCTCATCCCCCTCCTGCAGCCCCTCCTTCACTTTCTTTACCTTTATCTTCATCTTCTACCTCATCTGggactaaaaaacaaaagaggaccCCCACGTATCAGAGATCT ATGAGCTTTGATCCAAACCTTCTCCATAACAATGGACACAATGGGTACCCCAATGGTACTTCAGCAGCACTGCGTGAAACTGGGGTTATTGAAAAACTGCTAACCTCTTATGGATTTATTCAGTGTTCAGAACGTCAAGCTAGACTTTTCTTCCACTGTTCACAGTATAATGGCAACCTGCAGGACTTAAAAGTAGGAG ATGATGTTGAATTCGAAGTATCATCTGACCGGCGGACTGGGAAACCCATTGCTGTTAAACTGGTGAAGATAAAACCAGAAATCCTCCCTGAAGAACGAATGAATGGACAA GTTGTGTGCGCTGTTCCTCACAACTTAGAGAGTAAATCTCCAGCTGCCCCGGGTCAGAGTCCAACAGGGAGTGTATGCTACGAACGTAATGGG GAAGTGTTTTATCTGACTTACACCCCTGAAGATGTCGAAGGGAACGTTCAGCTGGAAACCggagataaaataaactttgtaatTGATAACAATAAACa TACTGGTGCTGTAAGTGCTCGTAACATTATGCTGTTGAAAAAGAAGCAAGCCCGCTGTCAGGGAGTAGTTTGTGCCATGAAG GAGGCGTTTGGCTTTATTGAAAGAGGTGATATCGTAAAAGAGATATTCTTTCACTATAGTGAATTTAAGGGTGACTTAGAAACCTTACAGCCTGGAGATGACGTGGAATTCACAATCAAGGACAGAAAT GGTAAAGAAGTTGCAACAGATGTCAGACTATTGCCTCAAGGAACAGTCATTTTTGAAGATATCAGCATTGAACATTTTGAAGGAACTGTAACCAAAGTAATCCCAAAAGTACCCAGTAAAAACCAG AATGACCCATTGCCAGGACGCATCAAAGTTGATTTTGTGATTCCTAAAGAGCTTCCTTTTGGAGACAAAGATACAAAATCCAAGGTGACCCTGCTGGAAGGCGACCATGTTAGGTTTAATATTTCAACAGACCGACGTGACAAATTAGAACGAGCAACCAACATAGAAGTTCTATCAAATACGTTTCAGTTCACTAATGAAGCCAGAGAGATG GGTGTAATTGCTGCCATGAGAGATGGATTTGGTTTCATCAAGTGTGTGGATCGTGATGCTCGTATGTTCTTCCACTTCAGTGAAATTCTGGATGGGAATCAGCTCCATATTGCGGATGAAGTAGAGTTTACTGTGGTTCCT GATATGCTCTCTGCCCAAAGAAATCATGCTATTAGGATTAAAAAGCTTCCCAAGGGCACGGTTTCGTTCCATTCCCATTCAGATCATCGTTTTCTGGGCACTGTAGAAAAAGAAGCCACTTTCTCTAATCCTAAAACCACTAGCccaaataaaggcaaagaaaag GAGGCTGAGGATGGTGTTATTGCCTATGATGATTGTGGGGTGAAATTGACTATTGCTTTTCAAGCCAAGGATGTGGAAGGATCTACTTCTCCTCAAATAGGAGATAAG GTTGAATTTAGTATTAGTGACAAACAGAGGCCTGGACAGCAGATTGCAACTTGTGTTCGACTTTTAGGTCGTAATTCCAACTCCAAGAGGCTCTTGGGTTATGTGGCAACTCTGAAGGATAATTTTGGATTTATTGAAACAGCTAATCATGATAAGGAAATCTTTTTCCATTACAG tGAGTTCTCTGGTGATGTCGATAGCTTGGAACTGGGGGACATGGTCGAGTATAGCTTGTCcaaaggcaaaggcaacaaaGTCAGTGCagaaaaagtgaacaaaacacacTCAG TGAATGGCATTACTGAGGAAGCTGATCCCACCATCTACTCTGGTAAAGTCATTCGCCCCTTGAGGAGTGTTGATCCAACACAGACTGAGTACCAAGGAATGATTGAGATTGTGGAGGAAG GGGATATGAAAGGTGAAGTCTATCCATTTGGCATAGTTGGGATGGCCAACAAAGGAGATTGCCTGCAGAAAGGGGAAAGTGTCAAGTTCCAGTTGTGTGTTCTGGGCCAAAATGCACAGACTATGGCCTATAACATCACACCCCTGCGTAGGGCCACAGTGGAGTGTGTGAAAGATCAG ttTGGCTTCATTAACTATGAAGTAGGAGATAGCAAGAAGCTCTTCTTCCATGTGAAAGAAGTTCAAGATGGCATTGAGCTACAGGCTGGAGATGAGGTGGAATTCTCAGTGATTCTTAATCAGCGCACTGGCAAGTGCAGTGCTTGTAATGTTTGGCGAGTCTG TGAGGGCCCCAAGGCTGTTGCAGCTCCACGACCTGATAGGTTGGTCAATCGCTTGAAGAACATCACCCTGGATGATGCCAGTGCTCCTCGCCTAATGGTTCTTCGTCAGCCAAGGGGACCAGATAACTCAATG GGATTTGGTGCAGAAAGAAAGATTCGTCAAGCTGGTGTCATTGACTAA